A single window of Caldicellulosiruptor bescii DSM 6725 DNA harbors:
- the mutS gene encoding DNA mismatch repair protein MutS, whose product MQELTPMMQQYMEIKQKVKDCILFFRLGDFYEMFFEDAIVASKELEIALTSRDCGNNEKAPMCGVPYHSATSYIAKLIEKGYKVAICEQVEDPKLAKGIVKREITRIITPGTFIDDNISTANNFICCISKDRSEFALTFVDVSTGEMYSCLLEEDLQKLVNEIGKYSPSEILISNIEDELYEFLKKNCTSFVQMIEFVDLQKCHEIIENQINVGKIDEKLILSVGNLLKYLTETQKISFDYIRRFEFYRVQNYLQIDINTKRNLELTESIIQRSRKNSLLGILDQTKTSMGSRLLKKWIERPLIDIIEINKRLDSVEELKSNYSTLVQVEELLSRMYDIERLSSKFAYKNVNAKDLLSLKKSIEVLPTLKQFLSSFDSELLKEIYEGLDTLEDIYALIDSSINEDAPVSLKEGGIIKEGFNEEVDRLRNISKNSKELLVEYEEKERNLTGIKNLRIGYNKVFGYYIEVTKSNYSLVPDRYIRKQTLANAERYITEELKKLEDEILGADQKLIELEYQLFCEIRDRIEAQIERIQKTASNIANLDVLCSFARIAIDNEYVRPNVYLGDRIYIKNGRHPVVEKMIGRGNFIPNDTELDQAENRVLIITGPNMAGKSTYMRQVALIVIMAQMGCFVPADEAHIGVVDKIFSRIGASDDISSGQSTFMVEMSEVANILKNATPKSLIIFDEVGRGTSTYDGLSIAWAVLEYVADKSKIGAKTLFATHYHELTELEERIPGVKNYRVDVKEEGKNIIFLRKIVRGGCDSSYGIHVARLAGIPEEVLKRAEEILKQLEEADINRKNIRKLRREIKKEFTEQIDFFSYKKEEIIDKIEKLDILNITPIQALNILSELKHEIIKAKERQLI is encoded by the coding sequence ATGCAAGAGTTAACTCCTATGATGCAGCAATATATGGAAATAAAACAGAAGGTGAAAGATTGTATTTTATTTTTTAGGCTTGGCGATTTTTATGAGATGTTTTTTGAAGATGCGATTGTGGCGTCTAAAGAGCTTGAGATAGCTTTAACCAGCAGAGATTGTGGAAACAATGAAAAAGCTCCTATGTGCGGTGTGCCGTACCATTCTGCGACCAGTTACATTGCAAAGCTTATCGAAAAAGGTTACAAGGTTGCTATCTGCGAACAGGTGGAAGACCCAAAGCTTGCAAAGGGAATTGTTAAAAGGGAAATTACAAGAATAATAACTCCAGGCACATTTATTGACGATAATATTTCGACAGCCAATAATTTCATATGTTGTATATCAAAAGACAGATCTGAATTTGCCCTGACATTTGTAGATGTTTCAACTGGTGAGATGTACTCTTGCCTTCTTGAAGAGGACCTTCAGAAACTGGTAAATGAAATTGGCAAATACAGTCCCAGTGAAATTTTAATTTCAAATATAGAAGATGAGCTTTATGAATTTTTGAAGAAAAACTGCACTTCTTTTGTGCAGATGATAGAGTTTGTGGATTTACAAAAGTGCCATGAGATTATTGAAAATCAGATAAATGTTGGCAAAATAGATGAGAAGCTGATTTTGAGCGTAGGAAATTTGCTAAAATACTTAACAGAGACCCAAAAAATTTCCTTTGATTATATAAGGAGGTTTGAATTTTACAGAGTCCAAAACTATCTTCAAATTGACATAAACACAAAACGAAATTTGGAGCTCACAGAGAGTATTATTCAGCGCTCCAGAAAGAATAGCCTTCTTGGTATTTTGGATCAAACGAAGACTTCAATGGGTTCAAGGCTATTGAAAAAATGGATTGAAAGACCTCTTATTGACATTATTGAGATTAATAAAAGGCTTGATAGTGTTGAGGAGCTCAAATCAAACTATTCCACTTTAGTGCAGGTAGAAGAACTTTTGAGCAGAATGTATGATATAGAAAGACTTTCCTCAAAGTTTGCATATAAGAATGTGAATGCTAAAGATTTGCTGAGTCTAAAAAAGTCTATTGAAGTGTTGCCAACTTTAAAACAATTTCTTTCTTCATTTGATTCAGAATTATTAAAAGAGATTTATGAAGGTCTTGATACATTAGAAGATATATATGCGCTTATTGACAGTTCTATAAATGAGGATGCACCTGTGTCCCTAAAAGAGGGTGGAATAATTAAAGAGGGTTTTAACGAAGAAGTAGATAGGCTGAGAAATATATCTAAAAATAGCAAAGAGCTTTTAGTTGAGTATGAAGAAAAAGAGAGGAACCTCACAGGTATAAAAAATCTCAGAATTGGTTATAACAAGGTTTTTGGATACTATATTGAGGTGACCAAGTCAAACTACTCTCTTGTTCCTGACAGATACATTCGGAAACAAACTCTTGCAAATGCAGAGAGGTATATAACAGAGGAACTCAAAAAATTGGAAGATGAAATATTGGGTGCTGATCAAAAACTTATCGAACTTGAATACCAGCTTTTTTGCGAAATAAGGGATAGGATTGAGGCTCAGATTGAAAGAATTCAAAAGACAGCAAGCAATATTGCCAACTTGGATGTTCTGTGTTCATTTGCCCGTATTGCAATTGACAATGAGTATGTCAGGCCAAATGTTTACTTAGGGGATAGAATATATATTAAGAACGGTAGACACCCAGTTGTTGAAAAGATGATAGGCAGGGGCAATTTCATTCCAAATGACACTGAACTTGATCAGGCAGAAAACAGAGTTTTGATTATAACTGGTCCAAATATGGCTGGTAAGTCTACATACATGAGACAGGTAGCCTTAATTGTCATAATGGCACAGATGGGATGTTTTGTACCTGCTGATGAGGCACACATTGGTGTAGTTGATAAAATCTTTTCACGGATAGGGGCATCTGATGATATTTCATCTGGGCAGAGTACCTTCATGGTGGAGATGTCAGAAGTTGCGAACATATTGAAAAATGCAACGCCAAAAAGCCTTATAATTTTTGACGAGGTTGGAAGAGGAACAAGCACATATGATGGACTTTCCATAGCATGGGCAGTTTTAGAGTATGTTGCTGATAAATCTAAAATTGGTGCAAAAACCCTTTTTGCAACTCATTACCATGAGTTAACAGAGCTTGAAGAGAGGATTCCAGGTGTAAAAAACTATAGGGTTGATGTCAAGGAGGAGGGCAAAAACATTATATTTTTAAGGAAAATTGTTAGAGGTGGATGTGACTCAAGTTATGGGATTCATGTTGCACGGCTTGCTGGAATTCCAGAAGAGGTATTAAAAAGGGCTGAGGAAATTCTAAAACAGCTTGAAGAAGCTGATATAAATAGGAAAAATATCAGAAAACTCAGAAGAGAAATCAAAAAGGAGTTTACTGAGCAGATAGATTTTTTTTCCTATAAAAAAGAAGAGATAATAGACAAAATTGAGAAACTTGATATTTTAAATATAACTCCTATCCAGGCTTTAAACATTTTAAGTGAGCTCAAACATGAAATAATTAAAGCCAAAGAGAGGCAATTGATATGA
- the miaB gene encoding tRNA (N6-isopentenyl adenosine(37)-C2)-methylthiotransferase MiaB, giving the protein MESKNIYYIDFGTQARFVEEIEKMNTEYYLANGKNKKYHIVTYGCQMNVHDSEKLAGMLNAMGYIETENIQEADLIIFNTCSVREHAESRVYGNIGPLKRLKEKKPDLIVGVCGCMPQQVEVAQKLAKLFPFLDIIFGTKSLHKFPQLLYTAITEKKTVIEVSEDEDVVVEGIPTARRQGVSAFVNIIYGCNNFCSYCIVPYVRGRERSRRPEEIIYEIEQLAQNGIKEVTLLGQNVNSYGKDLGNSITFPKLLEKVNEIKGIERIRFVTSHPKDLSDELIVAMRDLEKVCEHIHLPVQSGSTRILKAMNRHYTKEDYLRLVEKLKTNIPDIAITTDIIVGFPGETDEDFEDTLDVCRKVEFDSAYTFIYSKRRGTPAEKMPNQVPDDIKYQRFQRLVKLVEEIALKKNRQMLGKTYEILIDSHSKRNNLLAGRTRTNKVVNVKCSEEFMFKFVNVKIFEAAEHWLYGEVI; this is encoded by the coding sequence TTGGAAAGCAAAAACATTTATTATATAGATTTTGGAACACAGGCACGGTTTGTTGAAGAGATTGAAAAAATGAATACAGAGTATTACCTTGCAAATGGCAAAAATAAAAAATATCACATTGTGACATATGGCTGTCAGATGAACGTTCATGATTCTGAAAAATTAGCTGGAATGCTAAACGCAATGGGATACATTGAGACTGAAAACATTCAAGAAGCTGACTTGATAATATTTAACACATGCAGCGTGCGAGAACATGCAGAGTCAAGGGTATATGGAAATATTGGTCCTTTAAAGAGGCTAAAGGAAAAAAAGCCTGATTTGATAGTTGGTGTGTGCGGATGTATGCCGCAGCAGGTTGAAGTTGCACAAAAACTTGCAAAATTGTTTCCATTTCTGGATATAATATTTGGAACAAAAAGTCTTCATAAATTTCCGCAACTTCTTTACACTGCTATTACCGAGAAAAAAACTGTTATTGAGGTTTCAGAAGATGAGGATGTGGTTGTTGAGGGAATTCCAACTGCAAGAAGGCAAGGAGTTAGTGCATTTGTCAATATAATTTACGGATGTAACAACTTTTGTTCTTATTGCATAGTTCCATATGTCAGAGGAAGAGAAAGAAGCAGGCGACCTGAAGAGATTATTTATGAGATTGAACAGCTTGCTCAAAATGGAATAAAAGAAGTTACTCTTTTGGGGCAAAATGTTAATTCATATGGAAAAGACTTAGGAAATAGTATTACTTTCCCGAAGCTACTTGAAAAGGTAAATGAAATAAAAGGAATTGAGAGGATTAGATTTGTAACTTCTCATCCTAAGGATTTGTCAGACGAGCTTATTGTGGCTATGAGGGATTTGGAGAAAGTCTGTGAACATATACATCTACCAGTTCAGTCAGGGTCAACAAGGATATTGAAGGCTATGAACAGGCACTATACAAAAGAAGACTATCTTAGACTTGTTGAAAAGCTTAAAACAAATATTCCTGATATAGCAATTACTACTGACATTATTGTAGGTTTTCCGGGGGAGACAGACGAAGATTTTGAAGATACTCTTGATGTGTGCAGAAAAGTAGAGTTTGACTCTGCATATACCTTTATCTATTCGAAAAGAAGAGGGACACCGGCTGAAAAAATGCCAAATCAGGTTCCTGATGATATAAAATACCAAAGATTTCAACGTCTTGTAAAGCTTGTTGAAGAAATAGCTTTGAAAAAGAACAGGCAGATGCTTGGCAAAACATATGAAATTCTTATTGATAGTCACTCTAAGAGAAATAACTTGCTTGCTGGAAGAACAAGAACAAACAAGGTTGTCAATGTGAAATGTTCTGAGGAGTTTATGTTTAAGTTTGTCAATGTAAAGATATTTGAAGCTGCAGAGCATTGGCTGTATGGCGAGGTGATTTAG
- a CDS encoding alpha/beta-type small acid-soluble spore protein yields the protein MPRRKRLVPEAAPQLDKLKQETASEVGVTLDNYNPNITAKQAGTVGGYMVKKMIQDYQNRAKNQQ from the coding sequence ATGCCAAGAAGAAAGAGACTTGTTCCAGAGGCAGCACCTCAACTTGACAAATTAAAACAGGAAACTGCCAGCGAAGTTGGTGTAACTCTTGACAACTACAATCCTAACATCACTGCAAAACAAGCTGGGACTGTCGGTGGATATATGGTTAAAAAGATGATACAGGACTATCAAAACAGGGCAAAAAATCAGCAATAA
- a CDS encoding ACT domain-containing protein encodes MFVKQISVFLENKSGRLAEVTGILGKHDIDISALSIADTTDFGILRLIVNKPDLALQVLKESGFTVSATDVIAIAVEDKPGGLAKVLEILYKKDIGIEYMYAFVGKLSDQALVILKVEKADEAIEVLKENNVKILPAEEVYAL; translated from the coding sequence ATGTTTGTAAAGCAAATCTCAGTTTTTTTGGAAAACAAATCAGGCAGGCTTGCAGAAGTGACAGGGATATTAGGTAAGCACGATATAGACATCTCAGCTTTGTCAATTGCTGATACAACCGATTTTGGTATTTTGAGGCTGATTGTTAACAAGCCTGATTTAGCCTTGCAGGTTTTAAAAGAAAGTGGTTTTACAGTTTCAGCAACAGATGTAATTGCCATTGCTGTAGAAGACAAACCAGGAGGGCTTGCAAAGGTTCTTGAAATACTCTACAAAAAAGACATAGGGATAGAGTACATGTATGCTTTTGTCGGAAAGCTTAGTGACCAGGCTCTTGTTATACTAAAAGTAGAGAAAGCTGATGAGGCAATTGAAGTGCTAAAAGAAAACAATGTAAAAATACTTCCAGCTGAAGAGGTATATGCATTGTAA
- a CDS encoding phenylacetate--CoA ligase family protein, whose amino-acid sequence MRYWDEHMECMDRSTLQEIQLKRLVETVKRVYTSVPYYRRKMQELGIIPEDIKSLDDLKKLPFTTKQDLRDNYPYGLFAVPLSEIVRIHASSGTTGKPTVVGYTKHDIGIWSEVMARTLVAAGADKHSFVQIAYGYGLFTGGLGVHYGAERIGASVIPISSGNTRRQIQIMVDFGTTVLACTPSYALYLAETMEEMGIDKSQLKLKSGVFGAEPWSENMRKEIESKLNIKAYDIYGLSEIIGPGVSFECEYQCGMHINEDHFLPEIINPETGEVLGEGEYGELVFTTITKEGLPLIRYRTRDITALHYDRCKCGRTLVRMEKVIGRTDDMIIIRGVNVFPSQIESVLLEMGEVEPHYQLIVDRVNNLDVLEVLVEVSERMFSDEVKKLEQLEKKITKAIEETLGISVKVRLVEPKTIERSEGKAKRVIDKRKI is encoded by the coding sequence ATGAGATATTGGGATGAACATATGGAGTGCATGGACAGAAGTACTTTGCAGGAGATTCAGCTCAAAAGACTTGTTGAGACTGTAAAAAGAGTATATACGAGCGTGCCGTATTACAGGCGAAAAATGCAAGAGCTTGGTATTATCCCTGAAGACATAAAGAGCTTGGACGACCTAAAGAAACTTCCATTTACTACAAAACAGGACTTGCGTGATAACTACCCGTATGGACTCTTTGCTGTACCTTTGAGCGAAATTGTAAGAATTCATGCTTCTTCTGGAACAACAGGCAAACCCACTGTTGTCGGATACACAAAACATGATATTGGTATTTGGTCTGAGGTTATGGCAAGGACACTTGTGGCAGCCGGAGCAGACAAACACTCGTTTGTCCAGATAGCATATGGCTATGGTCTTTTCACAGGTGGGCTTGGTGTTCACTACGGAGCAGAGCGGATTGGTGCATCAGTAATACCTATTTCATCTGGAAATACGAGAAGACAGATACAGATTATGGTTGATTTTGGAACAACAGTTTTGGCTTGCACACCTTCATATGCTCTCTATCTTGCTGAGACTATGGAAGAGATGGGAATTGACAAATCTCAGCTTAAGCTAAAGTCAGGGGTATTTGGTGCAGAGCCGTGGTCAGAAAACATGCGAAAAGAGATAGAATCAAAATTGAATATCAAGGCATACGATATATACGGTCTTTCAGAAATAATTGGACCTGGGGTTTCGTTTGAATGTGAATATCAGTGTGGAATGCATATAAATGAAGACCATTTCTTACCAGAAATAATCAATCCAGAAACAGGTGAAGTTTTGGGCGAGGGAGAATATGGTGAGCTTGTATTTACCACAATTACAAAAGAAGGACTTCCACTTATAAGATACAGAACACGAGACATAACTGCTCTTCACTATGATAGGTGCAAGTGTGGTAGAACATTAGTAAGGATGGAAAAGGTTATTGGTAGAACAGATGATATGATAATTATACGTGGTGTCAATGTCTTCCCATCTCAGATAGAAAGCGTCCTACTTGAGATGGGAGAAGTCGAGCCACATTATCAGCTGATTGTGGATAGGGTTAACAATCTTGATGTTCTTGAGGTTTTGGTAGAAGTTTCTGAAAGAATGTTTTCTGATGAGGTTAAAAAACTTGAACAGCTTGAGAAGAAAATAACAAAAGCTATTGAAGAGACTCTTGGAATTTCTGTAAAGGTTCGACTTGTTGAACCAAAGACAATTGAAAGAAGTGAAGGAAAGGCGAAAAGAGTTATTGACAAGAGAAAAATATAA
- a CDS encoding indolepyruvate oxidoreductase subunit beta, with the protein MKKNINILIVGVGGQGNILFSKILGDVLLNIGYDVKISEVHGMAQRGGSVVTYVKAGEKVFSPLVDKAEADYILAFEKLEALRWLEYLKNNGILIYSDYEIPPLSVITGAYEYPDVEKILQTVGVKACRVEVKKLLSQLGNSRAQNILMLGFFSRFLDIDEALFKKSIERNVKKEFIEINLKAFELGRRIKMCEVEK; encoded by the coding sequence ATGAAAAAGAATATAAATATATTGATAGTTGGTGTTGGTGGTCAGGGAAATATATTATTTAGCAAAATTTTGGGAGATGTTTTATTAAATATTGGATATGATGTAAAAATTTCTGAAGTTCATGGTATGGCACAAAGAGGTGGAAGTGTAGTTACATATGTTAAGGCAGGCGAAAAAGTATTCTCACCTCTTGTGGACAAAGCAGAAGCTGATTATATTTTGGCGTTTGAAAAATTAGAAGCTTTAAGGTGGCTTGAGTATCTGAAAAATAATGGAATTTTGATATATTCAGATTATGAAATTCCTCCTCTGAGTGTAATAACAGGAGCTTATGAATATCCTGATGTAGAAAAAATCTTGCAAACAGTTGGTGTTAAGGCTTGTAGGGTTGAAGTTAAAAAGCTGCTTTCTCAGTTAGGAAATTCAAGGGCTCAAAACATCTTGATGCTGGGATTTTTTAGCAGGTTTTTGGATATAGATGAGGCTTTATTTAAAAAGTCTATAGAGAGGAATGTAAAAAAAGAGTTTATTGAAATTAATTTAAAAGCATTTGAGCTTGGTAGAAGAATTAAAATGTGTGAGGTGGAAAAGTAA